The genomic region GCGGACAGTCATGCGTGGCCCCCTGGGACAGATGATCCTAGATATGCGGAACCTGAATCGGAATTTACTCACCAAAGACCAACCCCCAGCCATTGAAACCACGCGGGCCATTGTTACGGATCTCTTAGCTCTCGACCAAGCTGCGATTGACGAGGATATTCCTGCGGCCCAAAAAGCCTTCAAAGCAGTCAAACAGGACTATGAAGACTATCTCAAGTTGGTTCCTCAGGTCTAAGGGGTGGTGCGGGTTGGGATTATTGGGGCGGGAATTGTTGGCTCTACCATGGCCTATGAGTTAAGCCGCATCCCAGGCCTGGAGATAATTATTCTTGAGAAAAATCCACCTAATCACTGGGAGGCAACAGGGGCAGCCTTGGGGGTATTACTGGGGGGATTGAGTCAAAAGCGGGGCGGCAAACATCTCCAACTCCGCCAGGCCAGCCTTAAACGCTGGGATACACTCATTTCGGAACTAGAGGCGATCACAGGTCAACCTCTCCCCTACAATCGCCACGGGATTCTGGAGCTTTGTTTTGACTGCCAGGCCTGGACTAAGTGGCAAGGGATTCAAGGGGATCGCCAAACTCAAGGGTTTCCCCTCGCATTATGGTCAGTGGCAGAAGTCCAAGC from Pseudocalidococcus azoricus BACA0444 harbors:
- the psbQ gene encoding photosystem II protein PsbQ, with the protein product MSRVRAWMMVMIGLVAALLVSCGGPATTVKIPTTYSDTQLDLISNYLTTIEDNSVRLGQLEAGIVAGDWQTVRTVMRGPLGQMILDMRNLNRNLLTKDQPPAIETTRAIVTDLLALDQAAIDEDIPAAQKAFKAVKQDYEDYLKLVPQV